The Piliocolobus tephrosceles isolate RC106 chromosome 12, ASM277652v3, whole genome shotgun sequence genome includes the window ctgtgctccaacctgggaaaaacaaccagaccctgtctcaaaaatatgtcCTTTTAAATACTAGGATCTGGCTCTCTCAGTTCAGAGCAAAGGAGCCAACACAGTAGCTTTTCAGCATCCCACATCAAGGCAGTTTCACCATTATTTCTCAAAAATTCCCTGGAGAGGCTGTACATAAAATAACTAGATTATGCTATGTGTTCAACTGAATGTGAACAAGAGCACAGGATACTATCCACTTCTGCTCCAAGaggttttcttctgctttattgATGTCACCAAGGTGACTCTTAAGTGGAGGTTTCCACTTCAGGGTTTTGTCCTTCAACAATGAGACACACCATCTGAGTGCCTGGCCTCTGCTCTCCAGTCCCATAGCTTCATGTAGCCCACCACCCAGCTTAAATTAAAAGTATATCCCACTGAGAGACTCATAGTTGCCAAAAGTCTAAAAGGGCCTTTCTTCAGAGAATTTGCACCCTACCATTTTCAGCCAGACACACTGCAGCACTTTTCCCAAACCCCTCTCTAACTCCTTACCTCCTTACTCCCTCTTCTTACTTGTCTTTTAGGTCTTAGAAGTATTTCACCATCTTCCATGCATTATTATTGTTCATTAATTGTAAAAGTCTAAGCAGGGCTGGATGTTTTGTATCCTAGTTTTCCCATTTCTAAcaaaattactttcaaaaatcagatattttattaatattggaGGAATGAATGAGGCAGTAAGCATAGATGCTAgttcataaacattttattttttcctacctTCTTCAGTAAGCTAAGCCAATCCAGGTatgactcttttatttttatataacagaataaaatggataaagaaaaccaagaactgaaaagttttactttttctcaCCTATGTTTTGATCTCCAAAATTTTAGTTACTGCTaaatcatttcacattttttaaggAAATACCTATTCCAATACTGTGTTTCCTTGTTCTGGCTCATTAAATATGAAAGAAGGTTTCCCAATTTGTTTTACAGAACAATAAAACTCCTACTCTTAAATAGCAATACATGTGTAACCAAAGTCATTAATAAATTTCACTTCTGAAGTAATCTAAAACTTCtattaaaagaaacaacatttgaaatataacaccaaaaaaaaaaaagaaagaaaaagatacaacTCCAAGTTACTATAGAATATTAACACAAAATGATATATGCTGTGTTCCCTCCAGACCCACCCTGGCCATTCACTACTTAGAATGTTAATTGCTTTTTTCTTCCACAAAGAAAACAATCTTCTTCAGACTTCAACATTTGAAATGTaacctaggggaaaaaaaagaaggaaaagtaaaactctAGTTATCAATATACAATAGGAATGCAAAGATGATATATGCTTATTTCTTCCAGCCCCACCATGGCCCTCCACTATTAGAATGTTGACAGACCTTTTCGACCAAAAAGTGAAGAACCAACCTCAGATTTCACTTAGCATGGGAGAAGCTGCTAGACGTGGTTCTGGAACGTGCATTTGCCATGGCAGCAGTATGAGCCCTGGCTGCAACTCTGGCTTGGGCTCTCTGTTCCTCATCCCTCAAAGCCTCTTCATAGCAGGATGGGAAGGCACTAGGGACGGTATCATGCATCTTGGCTACAAACTCCAGGACTTTCATCTTGCTAGTTTCAGCGTGAGCTCTTGGACCCCACAGGAATTCATAGCGTGGAGGATCACTGTTGGGCACTTGCTGGTACTCCAGGTACTTTAGCTGCACCAAATCTTTGGTCATGACCTTCCTGGGATCCCCATAGAGGAAGTGCTTCCTATCAGCATATATACCCATCACATTCATAATTTCCCAGACTGCCTCTTCTGGGGCACGGTTGCCATTGATGAAGATCACACCCAGTGCAATCATCAGGAGGCCAGTCTTGGGAATTTTTTCTTCATCACTGGTTGTTTCATCATAGGTGAGGTCTAGTTTGCTGAAAAAGGCATAGTAGTGCCTGATGGGATCCACTTCCTTCAAATCAACACCAAATGCCAGCTCTATGTGCTCAGTGGCTCTCTTGAGGATCTCATTGAAGTGACCCTTATCCTTTCTGATAACAAACTTTATCATATCTCCCTTTGTAATTGGCTCTTTCTTTTCATACTTCTGAAGCAAGAACTGCACCAGCGACACTACTTTCTTGCTTAAGGGATCTTCTTGCCAACCCTCAGCTTCCCTTGAGAAACCTAGACTTTTCTCATCTTGGCTGCTGGCACCTTCATTTGAACTGGTGCATGAAACAGGTGCAATAGTATTGGTGGTGGATGGCGCTCCCTGAAGCGCCTCAGGGATGCTAAGTGTCTCAGCAGCAGGCAAATTCTGGGATCTATCACCAAAGAGAAGATTGGCAGAGGAGGGTGACTCTCCTTTTGCCACAGTGGCCTGAGTAGCTCCCAGATCCTGATTCTCACAACGAGCCTGGTGGCGTTTCTCACGGGCACGGAGCTTACTTTTCTGACCTCGAGGCATAATTACTCTTGTCAGGGACTACAGACAATAGTGCAGGCAGTTGGGTTGATGAAGAGGTCACCCTAGAAGACGGAGGATAAGATAGTGTTCACAGCCTTGGTAGGGAGATTCTGGC containing:
- the MAGEB18 gene encoding melanoma-associated antigen B18; the encoded protein is MPRGQKSKLRAREKRHQARCENQDLGATQATVAKGESPSSANLLFGDRSQNLPAAETLSIPEALQGAPSTTNTIAPVSCTSSNEGASSQDEKSLGFSREAEGWQEDPLSKKVVSLVQFLLQKYEKKEPITKGDMIKFVIRKDKGHFNEILKRATEHIELAFGVDLKEVDPIRHYYAFFSKLDLTYDETTSDEEKIPKTGLLMIALGVIFINGNRAPEEAVWEIMNVMGIYADRKHFLYGDPRKVMTKDLVQLKYLEYQQVPNSDPPRYEFLWGPRAHAETSKMKVLEFVAKMHDTVPSAFPSCYEEALRDEEQRAQARVAARAHTAAMANARSRTTSSSFSHAK